A DNA window from Coffea arabica cultivar ET-39 chromosome 6c, Coffea Arabica ET-39 HiFi, whole genome shotgun sequence contains the following coding sequences:
- the LOC113693870 gene encoding putative serine/threonine-protein kinase-like protein CCR3, with protein sequence MASRIGGGEGEVFEVTQQDLELFTDNFSQNNHIAKAQYCELYHGRIPQGWKGFEARDVTVKVWVKAAEMNFKYRVEALYQHLLENFNYEITFLKHHNSTTSNLPVLMAFCRVDEMEMLGVVYDLKSMNTLRNFVDKGEFKWLDRIQVAVRLARLLELLHGYQPRYLVRDLSAAHIMLDQDLNPVLFNFFMLTGGVIGEKKDDTPFQQNRTLFGSYGYIDSAYVMTGVWCEATDIFALGVILLELLFKLTVDHHIDEKTGAWIYLHLDAVNLYPLKKSRFSLKERKCSFADKSFEEEPEFNLRDGQKISKLARLCVDGDLRIRPSTKNVVGKLQELQKVKFKK encoded by the exons ATGGCATCTCGTATAGGTGGCGGTGAAGGAGAAGTTTTCGAAGTCACGCAGCAGGACCTGGAATTGTTTACGGATAATTTTAGTCAGAACAATCACATTGCCAAGGCCCAGTACTGCGAACTGTATCATGGAAGGATTCCTCAAGGTTGGAAAGGGTTTGAAGCCCGTGATGTTACGGTTAAGGTGTGGGTAAAAGCTGCTGAAATGAATTTTAAGTATCGGGTGGAAGCTTTGTATCAACATCTTCTTGAGAATTTTAAT TACGAGATTACTTTTCTGAAGCATCATAATTCAACCACTTCCAACTTGCCAGTGTTGATGGCATTTTGTCGGGTTGATGAAATGGAGATGTTGGGCGTTGTTTATGATCTTAAGTCCATGAATACACTTCGCAACTTTGTCGATAAAG GAGAGTTTAAATGGCTTGACAGAATCCAAGTAGCTGTTCGACTTGCTCGTCTTCTGGAACTTTTGCATGGTTATCAGCCTAGATATTTGGTCCGTGATCTTTCAGCAGCCCACATCATGCTTGACCAG GATTTGAACCCTGTCTTGTTCAATTTTTTCATGCTGACTGGTGGAGTTATTGGTGAGAAGAAGGATGACACGCCGTTTCAACAGAATCGTACTCTTTTTGGATCTTATGGCTACATTGATTCTGCTTATGTTATGACAG GTGTTTGGTGTGAAGCAACAGATATTTTTGCTCTGGGAGTCATTCTTTTGGAGCTCCTGTTCAAACTTACTGTTGATCATCACATAGATGAAAAGACGGGGGCATGGATATACCTTCACCTTGATGCTGTTAATCTCTACCCATTGAAGAAATCAAGATTTTCcttgaaggaaagaaaatgctCCTTTGCTGACAAAAGTTTCGAGGAAGAACCTGAATTCAATCTTCGTGATGGGCAGAAAATCTCAAAGTTGGCTAGGCTTTGTGTGGATGGAGATTTGAGAATCCGTCCGTCCACGAAAAACGTTGTGGGGAAGCTGCAGGAGCTTCAAAAAGTGAAGTTCAAAAAGTGA